The window CGTCGCTCAAAATAACATAATCCCATCTATGCCTGATTTCAAATTGCGAATTGAATATCCATAATATTATCTATTTTTATTTTCAACTTATTATGTTAAAATTATTCAGGATGTGCTATTATTTAATAATAGAATATTTGGAGGTGGATTTTATGATTACTAAAGAAATGTCCATAACAGAAATAATTGAAAAACATCCTGAAACGGAAGAGATTTTCTATAAATATGGCATGTACTGCCTGGGCTGCATGGCAGCGATGTTTGAAAGTTTAGAGCAAGGCGCATTGGCCCATGGAATAGATGTGGATAAATTCGTGGAAGATTTGAATAAGGCAGTAAAGAAGTAATTCAATTCCTTATGCCGTTTAAAGATGGATTTAATAAATCAATAATCCGAAGGGGACTTGCGTGTCCCCTTTTTTTTATTCCGGATTATCTAATTGAAATTATATATGGACCTTTCTTATATTTACAGTTTTATCTCTGCCGCATGC of the Clostridiales bacterium genome contains:
- a CDS encoding DUF1858 domain-containing protein codes for the protein MITKEMSITEIIEKHPETEEIFYKYGMYCLGCMAAMFESLEQGALAHGIDVDKFVEDLNKAVKK